CCGCGAGCACGGCGGTGAGTTCGAGCGCGTTGAAGCGCCACGGGTTGCCGGCGCCAATGAGCAGCGCCAGACGCTGGCTGAGCTGGGCCGGATCGCCCGCATCGATACGGTGCATGACGCCGAGCACGACGCCGAGATCGCGCAGCGCCGGATCGGCGCTGCTATCGGCCGCCAAAGTGTCATAGACTCGGAGCGCGCCCTCGCGGTCGCCCTTGTTGATGAGAAGCGCTGCCTCGTTCAGGCGCGCGAGAGCGGCGAACCCGGGCGAGGATTTGTCCGCGAGCGCGCCCAACGCGTTGGCCGCCTGCTCGGGATTGGTCTGGGCGTTGGCGAGCGCCTCGGCCAGCTGCGCGCTGGCCGCTTCGCGCTGCCGTTCGCG
The Pseudomonadota bacterium DNA segment above includes these coding regions:
- a CDS encoding tetratricopeptide repeat protein, translated to MSQSDEFVREVEEDLRKEHYQRLWDRYGRYVVALAVVLVLAVAGFNLWRDWRERQREAASAQLAEALANAQTNPEQAANALGALADKSSPGFAALARLNEAALLINKGDREGALRVYDTLAADSSADPALRDLGVVLGVMHRIDAGDPAQLSQRLALLIGAGNPWRFNALELTAVLAVKSGDKARASELFRKLADDTEAPANIRARAAEMLAALAG